Proteins from a single region of Gambusia affinis linkage group LG12, SWU_Gaff_1.0, whole genome shotgun sequence:
- the LOC122841727 gene encoding zinc finger and SCAN domain-containing protein 12-like isoform X2: MSSVQHLREFIRERLTAAAQEIFTEVEKTIICYEEELDAQRRMMGINWKPEIKLHRIGSELQRQSSDLQQPSVSNEEEASAILQICSKVSRSSLDQKEAEHQWTEEEQMELESKWIKKEEDELEPTLLKDTEIEYPLTYVRKEELDCSVLQHEQQPPEHLPTGQNQKNLCSSQEGEQLVQKQFVALIETSTLQEDDMNEEERRTEQLSLHISPVVESKDQEGSSSSEYQSDTSTKKRPFKCDICGKCYKKPCILKIHYKSHTGERPFSCETCGKSFSLSYVLKSHKMIHTGEKPFSCQSCGKSFSRISNLKDHERIHTGERPFSCHSCGKSFSRISHLNRHNTSHTDEKLFSCQSCEKSYNRRDNLIIHMRTHTGQGPL, from the exons atgtcttcagttcagcaTCTCAGAGAGTTTATCAGAGAGagactaactgctgctgctcaagaAATCTTCACCGAGGTTGAAAAAACCATCATTTGCTACGAGGAAGAGCTCGATGCTCAGCGCAGAATGATGGGGATCAACTGGAAACCAGAAATTAAGCTACACAGAATCGGTtcggagctgcagagacaaagtTCTG ACCTCCAACAGCCAAGTGTCTCCAATGAGGAGGAAGCTTCTGCCATTCTACAAATCTGTAGCAAAGTTAGTAGGTCCAGTCTGGACCAGAAAGAAGCAGAACATCAGTGGACTGAAGAGGAACAGATGGAACTAGAAtcaaaatggattaaaaaagaagaggatgaaCTAGAACCTACACTGCTCAAAGATACAGAAATAGAATATCCACTAACGTATGTAAGAAAAGAGGAACTAGATTGTTCAGTCCTTCAACATGAACAGCAGCCACCAGAACATTTACCaactggacagaaccagaagaacctCTGCAGCAGTCAGGAGGGAGAGCAGCTTGTCCAGAAGCAGTTTGTTGCTTTGATTGAGACTTCTACTCTTCAGGAAGATGATATGaatgaagaagagagaagaacAGAGCAGCTTTCCCTTCATATCTCTCCTGTGGTTGAGAGCAAAGATCAGGAAGGAAGCAGCTCCTCTGAGTATCAGTCTGATACCAGTACAAAGAAAAGACCtttcaaatgtgacatttgtgggaaatgttacaaaaaacCGTGTATATTGAAAATCCATTATAAAAGCCATACTGGTGAGAGACCTTTTTCATGTGAAACATGTGGGAAAAGCTTCTCTCtaagttatgttttaaaaagtcacaagaTGATTCATACAGGAGAGAAACCGTTTTCATGCCAGTCATGTGGAAAGAGTTTCTCTCGAATAAGTAATTTAAAGGACCACGAAAGAATTCATACTGGTGAGAGGCCTTTTTCATGCCattcatgtggaaaaagtttctcaCGAATTAGTCATTTAAATCGTCACAACACAAGTCATACAGATGAGAAGCTATTTTCATGCCAGTCTTGTGAAAAAAGCTACAATCGAAGGGATAATTTGATCATTCACATGAGAACCCATACAGGTCAAGGGCCACTTTGA
- the LOC122841686 gene encoding tripartite motif-containing protein 16-like, with translation MEQNQLDRETFSCSICLDLLKDPVTIPCGHSYCMNCIKSFWDKGEQKKNYHCPQCRHTFTQKPFLQKNTMLAALVEQLKKTGLQAAPADHRYAGPEDVACDFCTGRKLKAVKSCLFCLASYCEKHLQPHYDVAPLKKHKLVEPSKNLQENICSKHDEVMKLFCRTDQKCICAFCLLDEHKGHDTVSAAAERTERQRELEERRGNIQQRIQDREKDVKLLQQEVEAINHCADKTVEDSEKIFTELIRLLQKRSSDVKQQIRSQQETEVSRVKDVQEKLEQEITELKRKDAELEQLSHTEDHNQFLLNYPSLPALSESTHSSSINIRPLRHFEDVTAAVSELREKLQDVLRDSWTNISLMVTEVDVLLSEPESGPEPTTRPGFLKYSCKITMDPNTANTKLVLSEGNRKVTWMNQLQSYSSHPDRFTIFHQVLSRESLTGRCYWEVEWSGTVYISVAYKNISRSGHGNDCRFGGNDKSWTLNCYSNGYQFCHNNIWTSISGPVSSRVGVFLDHRAGILSFYSVSKSMTLMHRVQTRFTEPLHAGVLVVGSAEFCKTQ, from the coding sequence ATGGAGCAGAATCAGCTGGACCGAGAAACTTTCTCCTGTTCGATCTGCCTGGATCTACTGAAGGATCCGGTGACGATTCCCTGTGGACACAGTTACTGTATGAACTGTATTAAAAGCTTCTGGGACAAAGgtgagcagaagaagaactATCACTGTCCTCAATGCAGGCACACCTTCACACAGAAGCctttcctgcagaaaaacaccatgCTAGCAGCTttagtggagcagctgaagaagactggACTCCAAGCTGCTCCTGCTGATCACCGCTatgctggacctgaagatgtggcctgtgatttctgcactggaagaaaactgaaagccgTCAAGTCCTGTTTATTCTGTCTGGCCTCTTACTGTGAGAAACACCTTCAGCCTCATTATGATGTGGCTcctttaaagaaacacaagctggtggAGCCGTCCAAGAACCtccaggagaacatctgctctAAGCATGATGAGGTGATGAAGTTGTTCTGCCGCACTGATCAGAAGTGTATCTGTGCTTTCTGTTTACTGGATGAACATAAAGGCCACGACACAgtgtcagctgcagcagaaaggactgagaggcagagagagctggaggagagacgaggaaacatccagcagagaatccaggacagagagaaagatgtgaagctgcttcaacaggaggtggaggccatcaatcactgtgctgataaaacagtggaggacagtgagaagatcttcactgagctgatccgtctcctccagaaaagaagctctgatgtgaagcagcagatcagatcccagcaggaaactgaagtgagtcgagtcaaagatgttcaggagaagctggagcaggagatcactgagctgaagaggaaagacgctgagctggagcagctctcacacacagaggatcacaaccagtttctcctcaactacccctcactgccagcactcagtgagtctacacactcatccagcatcaacatccgtcctctgagacactttgaggacgtgacagcagctgtgtcagagctcagagagaaactacaggacgtcctgagagactcatggacaaacatctcactgatggtcactgaggtggatgttctactgtcagaaccagaatcaggaccagaaccaacaacaaGGCCTggattcttaaaatattcatgtaAAATCACAATGGATCCAAATACAGCAAACACAAAGCTGGTTCTGTCAGAGGGGAACAGGAAGGTGACTTGGATGAATCAACTTCAGTCTTATTCTAgtcatccagacagattcacTATTTTTCATCAAGTTCTGAGTAGAGAGAGTCTGACTGGacgttgttactgggaggtggagtggaGTGGGACAGTTTATATATCAGTCGCATACAAGAACATCAGCAGATCAGGACATGGGAATGACTGTAGATTTGGAGGTAATGACAAATCCTGGACATTAAATTGTTACTCAAATGGTTATCAATTTTGTCACAACAACATCTGGACCTCCAtctcaggtccagtttcctccagagtgGGAGTGTTCCTGGATCACAGAGCAGGtattctgtccttctacagcgTCTCTAAATCCATGACTCTGAtgcacagagtccagaccagatTCACTGAGCCGCTACATGCTGGAGTTTTGGTTGTGGGTTCAGCAGAGTTCTGTAAAACCCAATAG
- the LOC122841727 gene encoding zinc finger protein 16-like isoform X1, which translates to MSSVQHLREFIRERLTAAAQEIFTEVEKTIICYEEELDAQRRMMGINWKPEIKLHRIGSELQRQSSVPTDLQQPSVSNEEEASAILQICSKVSRSSLDQKEAEHQWTEEEQMELESKWIKKEEDELEPTLLKDTEIEYPLTYVRKEELDCSVLQHEQQPPEHLPTGQNQKNLCSSQEGEQLVQKQFVALIETSTLQEDDMNEEERRTEQLSLHISPVVESKDQEGSSSSEYQSDTSTKKRPFKCDICGKCYKKPCILKIHYKSHTGERPFSCETCGKSFSLSYVLKSHKMIHTGEKPFSCQSCGKSFSRISNLKDHERIHTGERPFSCHSCGKSFSRISHLNRHNTSHTDEKLFSCQSCEKSYNRRDNLIIHMRTHTGQGPL; encoded by the exons atgtcttcagttcagcaTCTCAGAGAGTTTATCAGAGAGagactaactgctgctgctcaagaAATCTTCACCGAGGTTGAAAAAACCATCATTTGCTACGAGGAAGAGCTCGATGCTCAGCGCAGAATGATGGGGATCAACTGGAAACCAGAAATTAAGCTACACAGAATCGGTtcggagctgcagagacaaagtTCTG TTCCCACAGACCTCCAACAGCCAAGTGTCTCCAATGAGGAGGAAGCTTCTGCCATTCTACAAATCTGTAGCAAAGTTAGTAGGTCCAGTCTGGACCAGAAAGAAGCAGAACATCAGTGGACTGAAGAGGAACAGATGGAACTAGAAtcaaaatggattaaaaaagaagaggatgaaCTAGAACCTACACTGCTCAAAGATACAGAAATAGAATATCCACTAACGTATGTAAGAAAAGAGGAACTAGATTGTTCAGTCCTTCAACATGAACAGCAGCCACCAGAACATTTACCaactggacagaaccagaagaacctCTGCAGCAGTCAGGAGGGAGAGCAGCTTGTCCAGAAGCAGTTTGTTGCTTTGATTGAGACTTCTACTCTTCAGGAAGATGATATGaatgaagaagagagaagaacAGAGCAGCTTTCCCTTCATATCTCTCCTGTGGTTGAGAGCAAAGATCAGGAAGGAAGCAGCTCCTCTGAGTATCAGTCTGATACCAGTACAAAGAAAAGACCtttcaaatgtgacatttgtgggaaatgttacaaaaaacCGTGTATATTGAAAATCCATTATAAAAGCCATACTGGTGAGAGACCTTTTTCATGTGAAACATGTGGGAAAAGCTTCTCTCtaagttatgttttaaaaagtcacaagaTGATTCATACAGGAGAGAAACCGTTTTCATGCCAGTCATGTGGAAAGAGTTTCTCTCGAATAAGTAATTTAAAGGACCACGAAAGAATTCATACTGGTGAGAGGCCTTTTTCATGCCattcatgtggaaaaagtttctcaCGAATTAGTCATTTAAATCGTCACAACACAAGTCATACAGATGAGAAGCTATTTTCATGCCAGTCTTGTGAAAAAAGCTACAATCGAAGGGATAATTTGATCATTCACATGAGAACCCATACAGGTCAAGGGCCACTTTGA